One segment of Castanea sativa cultivar Marrone di Chiusa Pesio chromosome 3, ASM4071231v1 DNA contains the following:
- the LOC142629889 gene encoding uncharacterized protein LOC142629889 encodes MESRSSICINERVGEDELRAILGKVESDQDKEAFGLVCKKWLYLQSTERKRLAARAGPHMLRKMAARFSKLLQLDLAQSASRSFYPGVTDSDLSVIAHGFTCLTLLSLHNCKGITDVGMIEIGRGLSSLQCLDVSYCRKLTDKGLSAVAVGCCDLRSLHIAGCRFVTDKVLQSLSQNCHNLEELGLQGCNSITDSGLTDLVNGCRRIKFLDINKCSNVGDSGVSSVSEACSTSLKTLKLLDCYRIGDKSILSLAQFCKNLETLIVGGCRDISDESIKSLAAACKNSLKNLRMDWCLNITDSSLSCVLTQCRNLEAVDIGCCEEVTDAAFQGLGTREIELNLKVLKVSNCPKITVMGIGVLLDNCNSLEYLDVRSCPHITKAGCDEAGLQFPQCCEVNFAGSLCEPDVSLLRPLN; translated from the exons ATGGAATCGAGGTCGAGCATATGCATAAACGAAAGGGTTGGTGAGGATGAGCTTCGAGCTATTCTGGGTAAGGTGGAGAGCGATCAGGATAAGGAGGCTTTCGGATTGGTTTGTAAGAAATGGCTTTACTTACAGAGCACTGAGAGGAAGAGGCTCGCTGCACGTGCTGGCCCTCACATGCTTCGCAAGATGGCTGCCAGGTTCTCTAAGCTTCTCCAACTCGACCTTGCTCAGTCTGCTTCCAGGTCCTTTTATCCTGGTGTTACTGATTCCGATCTCTCTGTTATTGCCCATGGCTTTACCTGTCTCACACTCCTCTCTCTCCACAATTGCAAAG GAATTACGGACGTTGGCATGATAGAAATTGGGCGTGGTCTTTCTTCGCTACAATGCTTGGATGTATCCTATTGCAGGAAGCTAACTGACAAGGGATTGTCAGCTGTTGCTGTGGGCTGTTGTGACCTACGAAGCCTACATATTGCTGGCTGTAGATTTGTTACGGACAAAGTATTACAATCTCTATCCCAAAATTGTCACAATCTAGAAGAGTTGGGACTGCAAGGATGCAACAGTATAACTGATTCTGGACTCACAGATCTTGTAAATGGGTGTCGACGAATCAAGTTTTTGGACATCAATAAATGCAGCAATGTTGGAGACAGTGGGGTGTCAAGTGTTTCTGAGGCCTGCTCAACTTCTCTTAAGACTCTCAAGTTGTTGGATTGCTACAGAATTGGGGACAAGTCCATATTATCCTTGGCCCAATTCTGTAAAAATCTTGAGACTCTTATTGTAGGTGGCTGCCGGGACATCTCTGATGAGTCTATAAAATCACTTGCTGCTGCTTGTAAAAATAGTCTGAAGAACTTGCGGATGGATTGGTGTTTGAATATCACTGACTCTTCATTAAGCTGTGTCCTCACTCAGTGCAGAAACCTAGAGGCTGTAGACATCGGGTGCTGTGAGGAGGTGACAGATGCTGCTTTCCAGGGTTTAGGCACCAGGGAAATTGAGTTGAATTTGAAGGTTTTGAAGGTTAGTAACTGTCCAAAGATCACGGTGATGGGGATAGGTGTGCTTTTGGACAATTGCAACTCTCTGGAATATCTGGATGTGAGGTCATGCCCACATATTACCAAGGCGGGTTGTGACGAGGCTGGATTGCAGTTTCCTCAATGCTGTGAAGTGAACTTTGCAGGGAGTTTATGTGAGCCTGATGTGTCGCTTTTAAGACCCTTGAATTGA